The following proteins are encoded in a genomic region of Dyadobacter sp. UC 10:
- a CDS encoding carboxymuconolactone decarboxylase family protein — MATEFQTPKDREYVDSLVNAARKEAAAFFNLKHTAERADGVIPVKYRELMSVAVALTTQCSYCIESHIKKAAQAGATKEEIGETVFIAAAIRAGGAVGNGLMAMRMFEEESKAGGEDKSGVVY; from the coding sequence ATGGCGACTGAATTTCAAACTCCGAAGGACCGTGAATATGTAGATAGTCTGGTGAATGCCGCCCGCAAGGAGGCGGCTGCATTCTTTAATCTGAAACATACCGCAGAGCGGGCAGACGGAGTGATCCCGGTCAAGTACAGGGAGCTGATGTCGGTGGCGGTTGCACTTACGACTCAATGCTCTTATTGCATTGAATCTCACATTAAAAAGGCCGCGCAGGCCGGTGCGACCAAAGAGGAGATCGGCGAAACGGTATTCATCGCCGCCGCAATCCGCGCAGGCGGTGCAGTTGGGAATGGGTTAATGGCCATGCGGATGTTCGAAGAAGAAAGCAAGGCGGGCGGAGAGGACAAAAGCGGGGTGGTTTATTGA
- a CDS encoding VOC family protein translates to MNHSALSIRPFIGAKDFEVSRSFYRDLGFEETVLKDNFSVFKFNQLAFYLQDYYIKDWIDNSMIFVEVDDVDRYFNDLLTLDLPGKYEGVRLTPIRTDYWGRECFLHDPSGILWHFGQFNK, encoded by the coding sequence ATGAACCACAGCGCACTGTCAATCAGGCCCTTTATCGGAGCAAAGGATTTTGAAGTATCCAGAAGCTTTTACCGTGATCTCGGCTTTGAGGAAACCGTATTGAAAGACAACTTTTCGGTCTTCAAATTCAACCAGCTAGCCTTTTATTTACAGGATTATTATATAAAGGACTGGATAGATAACAGCATGATCTTCGTGGAAGTGGACGATGTGGACCGTTATTTCAACGATTTGCTGACGCTCGACCTGCCGGGAAAATACGAAGGCGTGCGGTTAACGCCAATCCGGACGGATTACTGGGGCAGAGAGTGCTTCCTGCATGATCCGTCCGGTATTCTGTGGCATTTCGGTCAATTCAATAAATAG
- a CDS encoding ArsR/SmtB family transcription factor: protein MSIEARRDVFQAISDPTRRQIINLIAKKSMNLNAIADNFEISRPAISQHIKILTECGMVVVRQEGRERFCEAKLDSLKEVSNWVDQYKQFWNQQFDSLESYLGKIQANNQSNNNQSNDK from the coding sequence ATGTCAATCGAAGCGAGAAGGGACGTTTTTCAGGCTATTTCAGACCCTACCAGGCGGCAGATTATTAATCTGATCGCGAAGAAATCCATGAACCTGAATGCGATTGCCGATAATTTTGAAATCAGCAGGCCGGCTATTTCCCAACATATTAAGATCCTTACCGAATGCGGAATGGTGGTGGTGAGACAGGAAGGGCGCGAGCGGTTTTGTGAGGCAAAACTGGATAGCTTGAAGGAGGTTTCGAATTGGGTAGATCAATACAAACAGTTCTGGAACCAGCAATTCGATTCGCTGGAAAGCTACCTGGGCAAAATTCAGGCAAATAACCAATCCAATAACAATCAATCAAACGACAAATAA
- a CDS encoding SIMPL domain-containing protein — translation MKKYMVAAALILPCSILKINAQVSGSANPEMGNAQYSAAKSNPASAARFSGDNSNDSTVTVSVKGLLNLIPDTYVATFNILQTAETAEMTEQLMRDRINKFKAKLAGSGVDVKDMHVDMISFVPKYDIQTENRLFSKTYNEIPAGFEMQKNLNIRYHKAEQLDDFVTLAAQAEIYDLVKVDCFHSNMETFKDSLRARCLAELKGKLKSYEALNLKLDTLRKTIGEEFNTISPASRYYSYQAFSRASTKAFRKNGSQNNVNETEKTISRYYMPLALESFDMTINPVILEPVIQLTLQVSVKYHLRSLSRYYLITPVGESKKLILK, via the coding sequence ATGAAAAAATACATGGTTGCAGCTGCCCTCATTTTGCCTTGTAGTATTCTAAAAATCAATGCGCAGGTTTCCGGGAGTGCTAATCCCGAAATGGGAAATGCGCAATACAGTGCAGCAAAATCAAACCCTGCCTCGGCTGCCCGTTTTTCGGGAGACAATTCAAATGATAGTACGGTCACAGTTTCTGTAAAAGGATTATTGAACCTGATACCAGACACTTACGTGGCTACTTTTAACATTTTGCAAACTGCCGAAACGGCGGAAATGACCGAGCAGTTGATGCGGGACCGGATCAATAAATTCAAAGCAAAGCTTGCTGGCTCGGGTGTTGATGTCAAAGATATGCACGTCGACATGATCTCGTTTGTTCCCAAATACGACATCCAAACTGAAAACAGGCTGTTCAGCAAAACGTATAATGAGATTCCGGCTGGTTTTGAAATGCAGAAGAATTTGAACATTCGCTACCACAAAGCGGAACAGCTGGATGATTTCGTCACGCTCGCCGCGCAGGCGGAGATTTATGATCTGGTGAAAGTGGATTGCTTCCATTCAAACATGGAGACCTTCAAGGACAGCCTGCGAGCCAGGTGCCTTGCTGAACTGAAAGGCAAGCTAAAATCGTACGAAGCATTGAATCTGAAACTCGACACGCTTCGGAAAACGATCGGGGAAGAGTTCAACACCATTTCACCTGCTTCGCGTTATTACAGCTACCAGGCTTTTTCGCGAGCTTCAACCAAAGCATTCAGGAAAAACGGATCGCAAAACAATGTAAATGAGACAGAAAAGACTATATCGCGATATTATATGCCCCTGGCTTTGGAAAGTTTCGATATGACAATAAATCCGGTGATCCTTGAACCAGTGATCCAGCTTACGTTACAAGTTTCCGTAAAATATCATTTAAGATCTTTGAGTCGATATTATCTGATCACACCTGTCGGGGAGAGTAAGAAGTTGATACTGAAATAG
- a CDS encoding DUF1330 domain-containing protein: protein MIHITQFVYVREGKEDIFHAFEAQVLPLLQRHGGKLLMRIRPDPTDFIAGELDPPYEIHLVRFEDEAGLQAYGNDEERQKLLSMKDESVRSVIMVKG from the coding sequence ATGATTCACATCACGCAATTCGTTTACGTCCGCGAAGGAAAGGAGGACATTTTTCATGCGTTTGAAGCGCAGGTTTTACCCCTCCTCCAACGCCATGGTGGCAAACTTCTGATGCGGATCAGGCCGGACCCTACGGATTTCATTGCCGGCGAACTCGATCCTCCTTACGAAATCCACCTCGTGCGCTTCGAAGATGAAGCCGGATTGCAGGCTTACGGCAACGACGAAGAGCGGCAAAAGTTGCTCAGCATGAAGGACGAATCGGTAAGGAGCGTGATCATGGTGAAAGGGTAA
- a CDS encoding alpha-ketoglutarate-dependent dioxygenase AlkB family protein translates to MEQFKLFNDREHLSLPKHLMDYVPDFFDKKASDLYLKTFVLTTPWQQTKVVMYEKEVLTPRLSAWFGDRPMVKGDRRPPIAWTEELWQIKTKVEDYTGMIFNGVLLNYYRNEKDSVAWHSDKDTISGMKTEIASVSFGQARNFDFRNKKDHRQQYSLQLQNGSLLLMKGDLQRFWEHRVAKSTKPMNARINLTFRKILH, encoded by the coding sequence ATGGAACAATTCAAATTATTCAACGATAGGGAGCATCTTTCGCTTCCGAAACATTTAATGGATTACGTGCCTGATTTTTTTGATAAAAAGGCAAGTGACTTGTATCTGAAAACATTCGTCCTCACTACCCCCTGGCAGCAAACCAAAGTGGTGATGTATGAAAAAGAAGTACTGACGCCGCGGCTTTCTGCCTGGTTTGGTGATCGTCCGATGGTAAAAGGCGACCGCAGACCGCCTATTGCGTGGACAGAAGAATTATGGCAGATTAAAACGAAAGTGGAGGACTACACCGGAATGATTTTCAATGGTGTGTTGCTCAACTATTACCGCAACGAAAAGGATTCTGTCGCCTGGCATAGCGACAAGGATACCATTTCCGGCATGAAAACAGAAATCGCTTCCGTGAGCTTCGGGCAGGCTCGAAATTTTGATTTCCGGAATAAGAAAGACCACCGCCAGCAATATTCGCTCCAACTGCAGAATGGTTCATTGCTGCTCATGAAAGGCGATTTACAAAGGTTTTGGGAACACCGCGTCGCAAAATCGACCAAACCGATGAACGCACGGATCAATCTGACCTTCCGGAAAATCCTGCATTAA
- a CDS encoding NYN domain-containing protein, with product MSETKFNIAVLIDGDNAQAKLMKETLEEVSKYGKATIRRIYGDWTTQYMNSWKEIVNQHSISPIQKFSYTTGKNSTDSSLIIDAMDILHSKSVEGFCIVSSDSDYTGLAKRIREEGLFVMGIGRKNTPIAFVNSCEIFTFSENLVAELETTAEEPEPLKVDVTPREIIKKEPKKQETKRRYPKIDMNIIDKAFEISANEEEEAFISKIGTSLRKIDPSFDSRTYGFKTLTSLFKSLDKYKIVKNDVNGLNHPLVKLK from the coding sequence ATGAGTGAAACCAAATTTAACATAGCCGTATTGATCGATGGGGACAATGCGCAGGCCAAATTGATGAAGGAAACTCTGGAAGAGGTTTCCAAATATGGGAAGGCAACTATTCGACGCATTTACGGTGACTGGACTACGCAATACATGAACAGCTGGAAGGAAATCGTGAACCAGCATTCAATAAGTCCGATCCAGAAATTTTCCTATACAACAGGCAAAAACTCAACCGACAGCTCGCTCATCATTGATGCAATGGACATTCTGCACAGCAAAAGCGTAGAAGGGTTTTGCATTGTTTCCAGCGACAGCGATTATACCGGACTGGCGAAAAGGATCCGGGAAGAAGGACTTTTTGTGATGGGAATCGGGCGGAAAAATACACCGATCGCATTCGTGAATTCCTGCGAGATATTCACATTCAGCGAAAACCTCGTGGCTGAACTTGAAACGACTGCAGAAGAACCCGAGCCGCTGAAAGTGGATGTTACCCCGAGGGAAATCATAAAAAAAGAGCCGAAAAAGCAGGAGACCAAACGCAGATACCCGAAGATCGATATGAACATCATTGATAAGGCATTTGAAATTTCCGCTAATGAGGAAGAAGAAGCATTCATTTCTAAAATAGGCACCTCGCTCCGTAAAATCGACCCCAGTTTTGACTCCAGAACGTATGGCTTCAAGACATTGACCTCACTTTTCAAGAGCCTGGATAAATATAAAATCGTCAAAAATGACGTAAATGGCCTGAACCATCCGCTGGTAAAGCTGAAATAA
- a CDS encoding alpha/beta hydrolase family esterase: protein MIKPLYSCLWFAFFSLSFFVSKAQLISDSLLIEGRQRVFVYDKSVKTKPGASLVFVMHGSGGEPRGLVPKAAKLQARAEAENVVLVYPAGYKRYWNECRKASTALANTENVNEEAFFSAMIDYFSKLYKINKANVFATGFSGGGHMSYKLALTMPGKIKAISAIVANMPTEENMDCTPMHVPLPVMITNGTADETNPYNGGEVKTSGVTLGTVRPTEESFQYWAKLDGYSGPPAKSMFPDANPNNNITVEKYTYAQKGKPEVTLLKVVNGKHEFVTDFDMFEESWAFFKRQIKK from the coding sequence ATGATCAAGCCACTTTACTCCTGCCTCTGGTTCGCATTTTTCTCACTTTCTTTTTTTGTTTCAAAAGCCCAGCTAATCTCTGATTCCCTGCTCATTGAAGGCAGGCAACGCGTTTTTGTTTACGATAAATCTGTAAAAACAAAACCTGGCGCCAGTCTGGTTTTTGTCATGCATGGTTCGGGAGGTGAGCCGAGGGGGCTTGTGCCAAAAGCGGCTAAGTTACAGGCGCGGGCAGAAGCTGAAAATGTAGTACTGGTGTATCCCGCGGGCTATAAGAGGTATTGGAATGAATGCCGCAAGGCCTCTACTGCTCTTGCAAATACAGAGAATGTGAACGAAGAGGCCTTCTTCTCGGCTATGATCGATTATTTCTCTAAACTGTATAAGATCAACAAAGCAAATGTGTTTGCGACAGGTTTTTCGGGCGGCGGGCATATGTCGTACAAGCTGGCGCTGACTATGCCGGGCAAAATCAAAGCGATCTCCGCGATCGTTGCCAATATGCCTACCGAAGAAAATATGGATTGCACACCCATGCATGTACCCTTGCCCGTGATGATCACCAATGGTACTGCGGATGAAACGAATCCTTACAATGGTGGTGAAGTCAAAACGTCGGGAGTAACGTTGGGCACTGTACGTCCCACGGAAGAGTCCTTTCAATATTGGGCAAAACTCGATGGATACAGCGGCCCACCAGCGAAATCAATGTTCCCCGACGCGAATCCCAACAACAATATTACCGTCGAAAAATACACTTACGCTCAAAAAGGAAAACCGGAAGTGACGCTGTTAAAAGTGGTGAACGGAAAGCACGAATTTGTAACGGACTTCGACATGTTCGAAGAATCCTGGGCGTTTTTCAAGCGGCAGATCAAGAAGTGA
- a CDS encoding SRPBCC family protein yields MEEQTEKKAGLKIVREFKAPKTLVFDAFASPDAFAQWWGPAGSRLTVESFDFKPGGKTHYKMDGNGHVMWGLFQYKNIQRADLLEFINSFADADGNIITSPFPMDFPLEVLNKITLEENEGITTLTIQGRPINATPAQEDTYFSIMDSMQQGFGGTFDQLEAYLEKSQAQ; encoded by the coding sequence ATGGAAGAGCAAACAGAAAAAAAAGCAGGTTTAAAAATCGTGCGCGAGTTCAAAGCACCTAAGACATTGGTTTTCGACGCATTTGCATCACCGGATGCGTTCGCACAATGGTGGGGACCGGCTGGCAGTCGGCTTACCGTAGAAAGTTTCGATTTCAAGCCCGGCGGCAAAACGCACTACAAAATGGATGGTAATGGCCACGTGATGTGGGGGTTATTTCAATACAAAAATATCCAGCGCGCCGACCTTCTCGAATTCATCAACTCTTTTGCCGACGCAGATGGAAACATCATCACGTCGCCCTTCCCTATGGATTTCCCGTTAGAGGTTTTAAATAAAATTACGCTGGAAGAAAACGAAGGAATCACAACCCTGACGATCCAGGGGCGCCCTATCAACGCAACTCCTGCCCAGGAGGACACTTACTTTTCAATCATGGACAGCATGCAGCAGGGCTTCGGCGGTACGTTTGATCAGCTGGAAGCTTATTTGGAAAAAAGCCAGGCGCAGTAA